The genomic region CCAGCAGCTGACCACTACGAGCAGTTCCACTTGTCGGAGGTTCTGCGAAGAGATTTGCGTTGCCACCGTGTAGAGCTCAAGTACAGCGATGACTGACAACAGTGAGGTGTTTTTCAACATCGAGATCGTCTCGTTGCCCATCGGCGGGATGATCACGCGCATCGCTTGTGGCAGCACCACCCGGAAAAGGGCGAAGGCAGGTGACATCCCGAGCGAATACGCGGCTTCGTGCTGGCCGGTATCCACTGAGAGCATCCCTCCCCGGATTATTTCGGCTGAATAGGCGGCCTGGTTCAACGTCATGGCCAGTAGTCCGGCCGTGAACGCCGGAACCAGGGCGTTGGTTTCGATTGAGAAGAATGTGAAGTCAGTGAACGGCAGGCCCAGCGAAATCTGTGAATAGAGCAGCCCCAGATAGCCCCAGAAAACAACTTGGATCAGCAGCGGGGTGCCGCGGAAGACCCACACATAGAGCCAGGCGAACGCGTTCATCACCGGATTTCTGGAAAGGCGCATCACCGCGAGCAGCACGCCAAGCAGCGTGGAGACGAGCATGGAAATGGCCGTCAGCGCCAGGGTGAGGCCGATTCCGCTGAGGATCCGGGGGTGGAACGCGTAGTTCTTGATGGTCGAGTGGTCAATGTTCGGGTTGGACCACATAGATGAAAAAAGGGCCACAAATCCGAGAGCCAACGCTGCCGCGACTACCCAGCGCCACGGGTGGCGCAACGGAACAGCCACAACATCGTCCTCGGCAGTGCCGCCGATTGCGGTCCCAGCCGCGGTCTCAGCTGCTACTTTCCGGGATGGGAGCGTGTTTGCCTGTTTCATGGTTTGGCCGCACCCAAGTTGAGGCCGGTTTCCTTGACCCGGTAATCGGAGAGGTCGTACTTCTCAAGGATCGTGCCGTAACTGCCGTCGGCGACGATCGCCTCAAGGGCTGCCAGCAAGGCCTTGCTGAGCTCCGCATCCTTCTTAAGGACGCCGATCCCGGTGTAGACGGGCTTGTAGCCGGAAGGGTTTGCCGGGTCTTTGACGACGTCGAAGACCTTGCCGTTCCCGGCGGTCTTGGCGGCGTACGCAGCAGCGGCGGAATCGACGACGTCGGCTGCTGCTTTTCCTGAACGGACGGCCGTCTGGACATCCGTTTCCAGCGGCAGTTCGGAGACGCCCACCGGTTCTGAGCCCTTGTCCTTGCATTGCTGGTCATAGCTGCGAAGAATCTCCGCCTGCACGGTCGCCTTCTGCACGGCAACGTTCCTGCCGCACAGGTCCATCACGGTTGTGATGCGGTCCGGGTTGCCCTTGGGTACGAGGATGGAGAATCCGGCATGGAAGTAGTCGACGAAGTTCAGCGTCGCCTGGCGCTCAGCGGTGTCGTTCATCCCTGACATGATGATGTCGTTCTTGCCGGACTGCAGCGACGGAATGATGCTGTCGAAAGCCTGGGTCTGCAGTTCCAGCCGCACCCCGAGCTTCGCGCCCAAGGCCTGGGCAAGGTCGTAGTCCAGACCCGTGAGTTTTTGGTTCTCGTCAAACATCTCCATCGGCGGGTACGGAATGTCCGATGCCACCTTGATGACTCCGGCTGCCTTGTAGCGCTCTGGCAGGGCCGCTGCCGCAGCGGGGTCGACGTCGGCCGCGGACATGGTCTTCGAATCCGCGGCCGGCACTGTTCCTGCCGAACAGGCAGCTAGTCCGAAGGTGAGGGTCAGGCCGGCAGCGCCAAGGGCCTGGCGCGCGATACGCGCGGAAACCTTACGATTTCTGGGTCGCATTCTGTACTCCTGGTGTTGGGTAAGGGTTATGCCTGGTTGGTTTTCGTCAGCCGGTACCAGCCGGTTCGGGTGACGCCGGATGCGTTGTAGCCGGAGGCGAAAGCCGATTCGAGGATTCCGCGGATCCGTAACCGCCACAGTCCCGCTTCATCGGAGTTCGCGGTCCTTAGCGCCACGATGTCTTGCGGTGCCCGGCACCAGAGGGTGTCCGGCGTTTCGAGGAGGACCGGCCTGGAGTCCGGGCCGTACTCGAGAATGTTGTTCAGGGCCGTTTCGGGCAGTTCCAGTTCTTCGACGGACCCTTCGCTGCACCTGATGCTCCGCTCGGAGGACAAAGGCCAAACGGCGACGAGCCGGTCGCTTTCATCGTTGGCGTTGATGTCGTCGTGCATTTCGCCGTAAAAATCGCGTGCGTACTCGAAGGCATGGGCTCCGAGTTTCGTGAGGTTGAAACGGGCGTTCCGGCTGACCAGCGGGTCAAAGGTCCACGTCATCGTTTCGATTCCGCGGGCAAGCGACCACGCCCGCTGATGCTGTTTGAGGGCGAAACCGACGCCTTTGTCCGCCGCGCCGGGCAGGACACCGGCGATCAGGGAATAGGTAGCCGCTCCGCCGGGGGACACGATGCCGACGGCGGCTCCGCACAGGGCCCCGTCCGCGTTGTATGCAGCGGAAACATTGCAGCCCGCGTGCGAAATGCTCCGCAGCAAATCGAAAGGAACAGGCGCTCCGTGGGGAGACATACCCCAGATGGCTATGAGCAGCCCTTCCACGTCCCTGAGCTTGTCGCGGTCATGTTCGTCGATGACCCGGACGCCGGCCCTGGATGCTGCGGCTGCTGCCGCTTCCCCGGCCTGGAGTGCTGTTGGACTGGCTTCAACAATAAGTGACATGCATCAACTATTGGCTTTGCCGGTTCCGGTTGGCTTCGGTGCCTGGCACCAACATCAGTCCTCCAACTTGTGGGCCAGCACTAGGAGCCGTAGATTTACGCCTTGTGGAAACCATCCCGAAAACCCCGGGCAGCATCGATTTGCCTGACCTCCTGCAAGTGCTTGCGAACTCCGGACTGGCCCTCCGCTCACACGGAACTACGCCCGGGCTCTCCCTGACGAGCCCGTCCCTCTACGATCCCCTCGCACCTTTGGAAGGGCTCCGGGGAGGAATCTTGCTGGGGATCGGACTCCACCCTGCAGAACCGGAGACAGCCCTCGTTGTCCGGGAAGCAGCGCAAGCAGGCTTCGGCGCGATCGTGCTCAAGCAGCTGTCTCAGGACATCGAAGACCTCGCGAACACAGCTGACCAGGCCGGCATAGCACTCTTGGTCGTCGACGACGCCGTGGGGTGGCGGCAACTCGATGCGCTCCTGGAGTCTGCCCTCAGCGCCTCCGCGGAAGCCAACCGGTCGGCCTCGCCGCTGGGAGTGGGCGACCTGTTTGCCCTAGCCAACGCCATTGCCGCGCTGGTAGGTGGGGCCACGGCCATCGAAAACCTCCAGGAACAGGTTCTCGCATACTCCACCCTCCCCCACCAACCGATCGACGACGACCGACGGAACGGAATCCTGGGGCGCCAGGTTCCCTACCTGCCGGAGAATGCCGGTCAATATGCCAGCGTGTTCCGGTCCCGCGGCGCCGTGCGCATTGAAGGTGTTCGTCCGGCGATGGACCGTCTGGCCATCGCTGTCCGGGCCGGT from Arthrobacter sp. NicSoilB8 harbors:
- a CDS encoding ABC transporter substrate-binding protein: MRPRNRKVSARIARQALGAAGLTLTFGLAACSAGTVPAADSKTMSAADVDPAAAAALPERYKAAGVIKVASDIPYPPMEMFDENQKLTGLDYDLAQALGAKLGVRLELQTQAFDSIIPSLQSGKNDIIMSGMNDTAERQATLNFVDYFHAGFSILVPKGNPDRITTVMDLCGRNVAVQKATVQAEILRSYDQQCKDKGSEPVGVSELPLETDVQTAVRSGKAAADVVDSAAAAYAAKTAGNGKVFDVVKDPANPSGYKPVYTGIGVLKKDAELSKALLAALEAIVADGSYGTILEKYDLSDYRVKETGLNLGAAKP
- a CDS encoding amino acid ABC transporter permease, with amino-acid sequence MAVPLRHPWRWVVAAALALGFVALFSSMWSNPNIDHSTIKNYAFHPRILSGIGLTLALTAISMLVSTLLGVLLAVMRLSRNPVMNAFAWLYVWVFRGTPLLIQVVFWGYLGLLYSQISLGLPFTDFTFFSIETNALVPAFTAGLLAMTLNQAAYSAEIIRGGMLSVDTGQHEAAYSLGMSPAFALFRVVLPQAMRVIIPPMGNETISMLKNTSLLSVIAVLELYTVATQISSQNLRQVELLVVVSCWYLFLTTVLSVPQYYLERHYGRGNARQQTPTPLGRMLSTLRKDGKHHAESKGLQP
- a CDS encoding GNAT family N-acetyltransferase, giving the protein MSLIVEASPTALQAGEAAAAAASRAGVRVIDEHDRDKLRDVEGLLIAIWGMSPHGAPVPFDLLRSISHAGCNVSAAYNADGALCGAAVGIVSPGGAATYSLIAGVLPGAADKGVGFALKQHQRAWSLARGIETMTWTFDPLVSRNARFNLTKLGAHAFEYARDFYGEMHDDINANDESDRLVAVWPLSSERSIRCSEGSVEELELPETALNNILEYGPDSRPVLLETPDTLWCRAPQDIVALRTANSDEAGLWRLRIRGILESAFASGYNASGVTRTGWYRLTKTNQA